In Myxococcales bacterium, the following proteins share a genomic window:
- a CDS encoding prolipoprotein diacylglyceryl transferase has protein sequence MIGEPRIPFIQLPDFELIPQGFFGGTFPPAPFSFKPFGTLVAIGVYVASYLMIKHGKRRGLDDKKLMSFMMWCGGIGFLGGHVFDTIFYFPERIMADPLSLIRLWEGLSSFGGFAGATIGLVVWKVIHKQKALHYADVVASCFPVGWWFGRLGCSVAHDHPGIASNLWLAVRYPDGGRLDLGLIEMVLTVPLALGFLYLQRKPRPWGFYLGSMCVAYSPIRFGLDFLRIRQGVTADARYFGLTPAQWGAFLLFTAGAVVLWRALRTPLRPPDPAPSEAEPEAPEAVTPES, from the coding sequence ATGATCGGCGAGCCGCGCATCCCCTTCATTCAGCTGCCCGATTTCGAGCTGATCCCGCAGGGTTTTTTCGGAGGTACTTTTCCGCCGGCGCCGTTCTCGTTCAAACCCTTCGGCACGCTGGTCGCCATCGGGGTGTACGTCGCCTCCTACCTGATGATCAAACACGGCAAGCGCCGCGGGCTCGACGACAAGAAGCTCATGAGCTTCATGATGTGGTGCGGTGGCATCGGATTTCTCGGCGGTCACGTCTTCGACACCATCTTCTATTTCCCGGAGCGGATCATGGCCGACCCGCTCTCGCTGATCCGGCTCTGGGAAGGGCTCAGCAGCTTCGGCGGGTTTGCCGGCGCGACCATCGGCCTCGTGGTGTGGAAGGTCATCCACAAACAGAAGGCGCTCCACTATGCGGACGTCGTTGCCAGCTGTTTTCCGGTCGGCTGGTGGTTCGGGCGTCTGGGTTGCAGCGTCGCGCACGATCACCCCGGGATCGCGAGCAACCTGTGGCTCGCGGTGCGTTACCCGGATGGTGGACGCCTCGACCTGGGCCTGATCGAAATGGTGCTCACGGTCCCGCTCGCCCTCGGCTTCCTGTACCTGCAGAGAAAACCGCGCCCCTGGGGGTTCTACCTGGGGAGCATGTGTGTGGCCTACTCGCCAATCCGCTTCGGTCTGGACTTCCTGCGGATCCGCCAGGGAGTGACGGCGGACGCGCGCTATTTCGGGCTCACGCCCGCGCAGTGGGGGGCGTTTCTGTTGTTCACCGCCGGCGCCGTCGTGCTCTGGCGCGCCCTCAGGACTCCGCTTCGGCCGCCTGACCCAGCGCCCTCCGAGGCGGAGCCGGAAGCGCCCGAGGCGGTCACGCCCGAATCGTGA
- the mreC gene encoding rod shape-determining protein MreC: MSSFRRYRDILIVVLLLAVPFFFLRASIRRPEDMSVVDRAIMRVAAPLEYVSAALARGVSGLFGDYVYLVDVKKDNDKLAYENARLRSEVRQLKSAEAENVRLRRLLNLRDTISSETASAVVIGKDATEFFRVAHVTLDNPGVQVKPGMPVLSFDGTVGTVLRVAGDKVDVELTVDSGFGVDVVVERTGARGFVRGIGDRSRYGVRVEYVQRSDEVDVGDVLLTSGVGCRFPKGVPVARVNKVVKRDFGMYQSVDAEPTVDFSRLEEVLIVLSDSKDCEAKGGSQRRPRAKL; the protein is encoded by the coding sequence GTGAGCTCGTTTCGCCGCTACCGCGACATCCTGATCGTGGTGCTCCTGCTCGCGGTGCCGTTCTTCTTTCTCCGCGCCAGCATCCGCCGTCCAGAAGACATGAGCGTGGTGGACCGCGCCATCATGCGTGTGGCTGCACCGCTCGAGTACGTGTCCGCGGCCCTGGCCCGCGGTGTCTCCGGTTTGTTCGGCGACTACGTCTACCTGGTGGACGTGAAGAAGGACAACGACAAGCTGGCCTACGAAAACGCGCGCCTGCGCTCCGAGGTGCGCCAGCTGAAGAGCGCCGAGGCCGAGAACGTACGCTTGCGGCGTCTGCTGAACCTGCGCGACACCATCAGCTCGGAGACGGCTAGCGCCGTCGTGATCGGCAAGGACGCCACGGAGTTCTTCCGTGTGGCCCACGTCACGCTCGACAACCCGGGGGTGCAGGTGAAACCCGGCATGCCGGTGCTGTCGTTCGACGGCACCGTTGGCACCGTGCTGCGGGTGGCCGGCGACAAGGTCGATGTGGAGCTGACCGTCGACAGCGGGTTCGGGGTCGACGTGGTCGTGGAGCGGACCGGCGCTCGGGGCTTCGTGCGCGGCATCGGCGATCGCAGCCGTTACGGCGTACGCGTCGAGTACGTGCAGCGCAGCGACGAGGTCGACGTCGGTGACGTGCTCCTGACCAGCGGGGTTGGCTGTCGGTTCCCCAAGGGTGTGCCGGTGGCGCGGGTGAACAAGGTCGTGAAGCGCGACTTCGGCATGTACCAGAGCGTCGACGCCGAGCCGACGGTGGACTTCTCGCGTCTCGAAGAGGTGCTGATCGTGCTCTCCGACTCCAAGGACTGCGAGGCGAAGGGCGGGAGCCAGCGCCGTCCCCGGGCAAAGCTTTGA
- a CDS encoding rod shape-determining protein, whose protein sequence is MIFDWLYGLFSNDLAIDLGTATTLIYVKGKGIVSCEPSVVAVQRDARGDKKVLAVGREAKEMLGRTPGNIQAIRPLRDGVIADFEITEAMLRYFIARAHNRRTLVKPRIIICVPFGITEVEKRAVKESAESAGAREVYLIEEPMAAAIGAGLPITEPSGNMVVDIGGGTTEVAVISLAGIVYSQSVRVGGDKMDEAIVAYMKRKYNLAIGEQSAERIKITIGNAYPLDQQLTMEVKGRDMVAGIPKTVVVNSDEIREALAEPINAIVEAVLVALERTPPELAADIVDKGVVLTGGGALLKNIDVLLRDETGLPVMVADDPISAVVLGSGKTLDHIELLKEVTIG, encoded by the coding sequence ATGATTTTCGACTGGCTCTACGGCCTGTTCTCGAACGACCTCGCCATCGATCTGGGGACGGCGACGACGCTCATCTACGTGAAGGGTAAAGGCATCGTCAGCTGTGAGCCCAGCGTCGTTGCGGTGCAGAGGGACGCCCGGGGTGACAAGAAGGTCCTGGCTGTCGGCCGCGAGGCCAAAGAGATGCTCGGCCGCACTCCAGGGAACATTCAGGCCATCCGGCCGCTCCGCGATGGTGTCATCGCGGACTTCGAGATCACCGAGGCGATGTTGCGATATTTCATCGCTCGGGCCCACAACCGCCGGACGCTGGTCAAACCCCGCATCATCATCTGTGTGCCCTTCGGCATCACCGAGGTCGAGAAGCGGGCCGTCAAGGAGAGCGCCGAGAGTGCCGGCGCCCGCGAGGTGTATCTGATCGAAGAGCCGATGGCCGCTGCGATCGGCGCCGGCCTGCCCATCACCGAGCCGAGCGGCAACATGGTCGTGGACATCGGCGGCGGCACCACCGAGGTCGCGGTGATCTCCCTCGCGGGCATCGTCTACTCCCAAAGTGTGCGCGTCGGCGGCGACAAGATGGACGAGGCGATCGTCGCGTACATGAAGCGGAAGTACAACCTCGCGATCGGTGAGCAGTCCGCCGAACGCATCAAGATCACCATCGGCAACGCCTACCCGCTCGACCAGCAGCTCACCATGGAGGTGAAGGGTCGAGACATGGTGGCGGGTATCCCCAAGACGGTGGTCGTGAACTCCGACGAGATCCGCGAGGCACTGGCCGAGCCCATCAACGCCATCGTCGAGGCCGTGCTCGTTGCCCTCGAGCGAACGCCGCCGGAGCTGGCCGCGGACATCGTCGACAAGGGTGTGGTGCTGACCGGCGGCGGGGCGCTGCTCAAGAACATCGACGTACTATTGCGCGACGAAACCGGGCTTCCCGTGATGGTGGCCGACGATCCAATCAGCGCCGTCGTGCTCGGCAGCGGCAAGACCCTCGATCACATCGAGCTGTTGAAAGAAGTGACGATCGGTTGA
- a CDS encoding diacylglycerol kinase family lipid kinase — protein sequence MKLRVLVNPKAGAGVASRKIPEISRALDQADLPHDVRETRGPGDARRLLDQARMEGVTCVAVVGGDGTINEVSQAYIDREGNPVPGPELALVPAGTGGDFRKTFGLTDGVAEAVQRIRDAAPRPLDLGVLHLIADDGAPVVRAFLNITSFGIGGLTDRIVNNTPKWMGGRAAFYTGTLRAMVAYRNAPVRVLVDGEPFHEGPIFNVAIANGRFFGGGMQIAPDADPSDGLFDVVVLGDLNPLETLGLSSAIYQGKHLGRNKVHFIRGARVEAEPLRSRSPVLIDMDGETPGRLALSANIAKGALTIRA from the coding sequence GTGAAGCTCCGAGTCCTCGTCAACCCGAAAGCCGGCGCGGGGGTCGCTTCCCGCAAGATCCCGGAGATTTCCCGCGCACTGGACCAGGCCGACCTGCCGCACGATGTGCGGGAGACCCGAGGGCCGGGCGATGCCCGGAGGCTGCTCGACCAGGCTCGAATGGAGGGTGTGACCTGCGTCGCCGTCGTGGGTGGCGACGGAACAATCAACGAGGTCAGCCAGGCCTACATCGACCGGGAGGGCAACCCCGTCCCGGGTCCGGAGCTCGCGCTCGTCCCCGCTGGGACCGGCGGCGACTTTCGGAAGACCTTCGGGCTGACCGATGGCGTGGCCGAGGCGGTCCAAAGAATTCGTGATGCAGCGCCGCGCCCCCTCGACCTGGGCGTGCTGCATCTGATCGCCGACGATGGTGCGCCCGTCGTGCGTGCGTTCTTGAACATCACGAGCTTTGGCATCGGCGGCCTGACCGACCGCATCGTCAACAACACGCCCAAGTGGATGGGCGGCCGCGCGGCGTTCTACACCGGGACACTGCGGGCGATGGTCGCGTATCGAAATGCGCCGGTACGCGTGCTCGTGGACGGCGAGCCGTTCCACGAAGGGCCGATCTTCAACGTCGCCATCGCGAACGGGCGCTTCTTCGGCGGCGGCATGCAGATCGCGCCGGATGCCGACCCCTCCGACGGCCTGTTCGATGTCGTGGTGCTCGGCGACCTGAATCCGCTCGAGACCCTGGGGCTGTCGTCCGCGATCTACCAGGGCAAACACCTGGGCCGAAACAAGGTTCACTTCATCCGCGGTGCGCGGGTCGAAGCGGAACCGCTCCGCAGCAGGAGCCCGGTGCTCATCGACATGGACGGAGAGACGCCGGGGCGGCTCGCACTCAGCGCGAACATCGCCAAGGGCGCACTCACGATTCGGGCGTGA